The proteins below come from a single Salinilacihabitans rarus genomic window:
- a CDS encoding NAD+ synthase: MIDVRFSEAELERHREHIVTFVRERVDAAGADGAVLGLSGGIDSTLTAHLAVEALGAENLRGLVLPARVSSEENMSDAERVAESLEIPYDVIEVEPVVDAFLDAYPEAAGDHVAVGNARARVRAVCNYLVANHENRLVLGTGNRSEAAVGYFTKYGDGAVDCHPIGNLYKGQVRQLARHVGVPDDLASKPATAELWADQTDEGELGIDYDTLDSILVAHVDGPLSAAATARELGVDEATVERVRTMYEASGHKRTAPPAPEPLH, encoded by the coding sequence ATGATCGACGTCCGATTCTCCGAGGCGGAGCTAGAACGACATCGCGAACACATCGTCACGTTCGTCCGCGAGCGGGTCGACGCGGCAGGGGCCGACGGCGCCGTCCTCGGGCTCTCCGGCGGCATCGACAGCACGCTCACCGCCCACCTCGCCGTCGAGGCGCTCGGCGCCGAGAACCTCCGCGGGCTCGTCCTCCCGGCCCGGGTCAGCAGCGAGGAGAACATGAGCGACGCCGAGCGCGTCGCGGAGTCGCTCGAGATCCCCTACGACGTGATCGAGGTCGAACCCGTCGTCGACGCGTTCCTCGACGCCTACCCCGAGGCGGCGGGCGACCACGTGGCCGTCGGCAACGCACGAGCGCGCGTCCGGGCGGTGTGCAACTACCTCGTCGCGAACCACGAGAACCGGCTCGTCCTCGGAACGGGCAACCGGAGCGAGGCGGCCGTCGGCTACTTCACCAAGTACGGCGACGGCGCCGTCGACTGCCACCCGATCGGGAACCTCTACAAGGGTCAGGTCCGCCAGCTGGCCCGCCACGTCGGCGTCCCCGACGATCTGGCGAGCAAGCCCGCGACGGCCGAACTGTGGGCCGACCAGACCGACGAGGGCGAACTGGGGATCGACTACGACACCCTCGACTCGATCCTCGTCGCCCACGTCGACGGCCCGCTGTCGGCCGCGGCGACCGCCCGCGAACTCGGCGTCGACGAGGCGACCGTCGAGCGCGTGCGGACGATGTACGAGGCCAGCGGGCACAAGCGGACCGCCCCGCCGGCCCCGGAGCCGCTGCACTGA
- a CDS encoding HalOD1 output domain-containing protein: MRPHPAPAPHGPPASPPPVYRTYHDPDGPATLSTTVVHALADCMGVDVTDGRISLYDAVDPDALDALFRPRHDGSPRTGGHLVVFVHDHRVTVYGDGEIVIEPPAPAARR, encoded by the coding sequence ATGAGACCGCACCCCGCACCCGCCCCCCACGGACCGCCCGCGAGTCCGCCACCCGTCTACCGGACGTACCACGACCCCGACGGCCCCGCGACCCTCTCGACGACGGTCGTCCACGCGCTGGCCGACTGCATGGGCGTCGACGTCACCGACGGCCGCATCTCGCTGTACGACGCCGTCGACCCCGACGCGCTGGACGCGCTCTTCCGGCCGCGACACGACGGCAGTCCGCGAACCGGCGGCCACCTCGTCGTCTTCGTCCACGACCACCGGGTCACGGTCTACGGCGACGGCGAAATCGTGATCGAACCGCCGGCGCCGGCCGCCCGGCGCTAG
- a CDS encoding enoyl-CoA hydratase/isomerase family protein — MIEQDVDGRVRTITLDRPAARNALTVAGLEALEAAVVDADEPVLYLEGAGPAFCAGADLDAVADLDADGAAAFARLGQRVARAIESASSVVVAGIDGPARGGGLELALACDVRVATPDATFGEPGVTFGLFGAWGGTVRLPRVVGESVAFDLACSGRTLDAEAALRTGLLSRIVDEPRTVAAEIAANPPDALAVLKRRLRDDADRETRERREAEAFADLVAAHADDVAALRE, encoded by the coding sequence ATGATCGAACAGGACGTAGACGGCCGCGTGCGGACGATCACGCTCGATCGGCCGGCCGCCCGCAACGCCCTCACCGTCGCCGGGCTGGAGGCCCTCGAGGCGGCGGTCGTCGACGCCGACGAACCCGTGCTCTACCTCGAAGGCGCCGGGCCGGCGTTCTGCGCCGGCGCGGACCTCGACGCGGTGGCCGACCTCGACGCCGACGGCGCCGCGGCGTTCGCGCGGCTGGGCCAGCGGGTCGCGCGTGCGATCGAATCCGCATCGTCGGTCGTCGTCGCCGGAATCGACGGCCCCGCCCGCGGCGGCGGGCTCGAACTCGCGCTCGCCTGCGACGTGCGGGTCGCGACGCCCGACGCGACGTTCGGCGAGCCCGGGGTGACGTTCGGGCTGTTCGGCGCGTGGGGCGGCACCGTCCGCCTGCCGCGGGTCGTCGGCGAGAGCGTGGCCTTCGACCTCGCGTGTTCCGGCCGGACCCTCGACGCCGAGGCGGCGCTGCGGACGGGACTGCTATCGCGGATCGTCGACGAGCCGCGGACGGTCGCCGCCGAGATCGCGGCCAACCCTCCGGACGCGCTCGCGGTCCTGAAGCGGCGACTGCGCGACGACGCCGACCGGGAGACGCGCGAACGACGCGAGGCCGAGGCGTTCGCGGACCTCGTCGCCGCCCACGCGGACGACGTCGCGGCGCTGCGGGAGTAG
- a CDS encoding PRC-barrel domain containing protein — MTDARLTKSDEGKRVLNVDGTEVGRVVEVRDGRAYVEPDPGIADTVKAKLGWGEATADAHPLDDGSVEEITDDAVRLRGVL; from the coding sequence ATGACGGACGCGAGGCTCACGAAATCGGACGAGGGGAAACGCGTACTGAACGTCGACGGCACCGAGGTCGGCCGCGTCGTCGAGGTCCGCGACGGCCGGGCGTACGTCGAACCCGACCCCGGAATCGCCGACACGGTCAAGGCCAAACTCGGCTGGGGGGAGGCCACCGCGGACGCCCACCCGCTGGACGACGGCAGCGTCGAGGAGATCACCGACGACGCGGTGCGCCTCCGTGGCGTGCTCTGA
- a CDS encoding DUF7114 family protein, producing the protein MDRADTCRRAARDAVADVDPPRLHDVIADVLDDASMVPGALTLESAASIDPGADLEAIAHRAAGVQLIYEGLRLTRTLAHEEPWSGADDGGDSDLEVLAADILVARGFYLLARTDAADKAVRTVRNFGRDQTLRDDAAAADEADDLDANLERDVLELAVLTGAAAVGATPAPESLAAAHDLAAGASVGFPPADECLPALDADEPDAEAETPPNDGVPTDRATSATDP; encoded by the coding sequence ATGGACAGGGCCGATACGTGTCGGCGAGCCGCCCGCGACGCCGTCGCGGACGTCGACCCGCCGCGACTGCACGACGTCATCGCCGACGTCCTCGACGACGCCTCGATGGTCCCCGGTGCCCTCACCCTCGAGAGCGCCGCGTCGATCGACCCCGGCGCCGACCTCGAAGCGATCGCCCACCGGGCCGCGGGCGTCCAGCTCATATACGAGGGGCTGCGCCTGACCCGGACGCTCGCCCACGAGGAGCCCTGGTCCGGCGCGGACGACGGCGGCGACAGCGACCTCGAAGTCCTCGCCGCCGACATCCTCGTCGCTCGCGGCTTCTACCTGCTCGCCCGCACCGACGCCGCCGACAAGGCCGTCCGTACCGTCAGGAACTTCGGCCGGGACCAGACCCTCCGCGACGACGCGGCCGCCGCCGACGAGGCCGACGACCTCGACGCCAATCTGGAGCGCGACGTCCTCGAACTCGCCGTCCTGACCGGCGCCGCCGCCGTCGGCGCGACCCCCGCGCCGGAGTCGCTCGCGGCCGCCCACGACCTCGCCGCCGGCGCCAGCGTCGGCTTCCCGCCCGCCGACGAGTGCCTCCCCGCCCTCGACGCGGACGAACCGGACGCGGAGGCCGAGACGCCCCCGAACGACGGCGTCCCGACCGACCGGGCGACCTCGGCGACCGACCCCTGA
- a CDS encoding DUF7577 domain-containing protein yields MELWQWLVGYVVLFALLHLLLYYFYARRGNDDGSPAPSLTNGNHASFRPPGGSESYPGPVDDPDGSQIDHDHDALEFDGETVTCPRCGATNEADPTFTYCWNCISTLRR; encoded by the coding sequence ATGGAGCTCTGGCAGTGGCTCGTCGGATACGTGGTCCTGTTCGCGCTCCTCCACCTGCTACTGTACTACTTCTACGCGCGCCGCGGGAACGACGACGGCTCGCCGGCCCCGTCGCTCACCAACGGCAACCACGCGAGTTTTCGGCCGCCCGGGGGGTCGGAGAGCTACCCCGGCCCGGTCGACGACCCGGACGGGTCGCAGATCGACCACGACCACGACGCCCTCGAATTCGACGGCGAGACGGTGACCTGCCCCCGCTGCGGGGCGACCAACGAGGCCGACCCGACGTTCACCTACTGCTGGAACTGTATCTCGACGCTCCGGCGGTGA